A region from the Vicia villosa cultivar HV-30 ecotype Madison, WI linkage group LG3, Vvil1.0, whole genome shotgun sequence genome encodes:
- the LOC131658367 gene encoding probable transcription factor At1g61730: MAKTKHLPSPLKVPPSASSSEEDSSEEEAEVPQSKNPPPLASQNPPSATSNSNPKPSSSSSESESGSDSESETETDSYSEPEPTPPVKPLASKPLKILTTPSPAKAGTKHAIEFQTTRTKHAVDNNDTDSDSSKRLKKKANKTERRGSVDEKEAARDSIKKMSAQRLFSEEDELAILKGLADSISTKKDPLKNTQAFYNFVKNSIRVDANKGQLRHKVLALKKKFERNDENFTKEHDQKAFELIKKIEFKKQRTPKKGLSSDSVSAKEVLVAKKEDTVKNVKNSLAFKEMSRFGDDNKKNAMLEEKWKKVQIVENKLFMTRAGLVREQASMILESLVLLWMHIRHQTFWYSFFAGF; the protein is encoded by the exons ATGGCAAAAACAAAACACCTTCCGTCACCCCTCAAAGTACCACCCTCTGCCTCTTCCTCCGAGGAAGATTCTTCCGAAGAAGAAGCTGAGGTACCTCAATCCAAAAACCCTCCACCTCTTGCTTCCCAAAACCCTCCATCAGCTACTTCAAACTCAAACCctaaaccatcatcatcatcttctgaaTCCGAATCTGGGTCAGATTCTGAATCCGAAACCGAAACCGATTCTTATTCGGAACCAGAACCCACTCCACCTGTGAAACCACTTGCATCAAAGCCGTTAAAGATTCTAACCACTCCTTCACCGGCTAAAGCTGGAACCAAGCATGCTATCGAGTTTCAAACCACTAGAACCAAGCATGCGGTTGATAACAACGACACTGACTCTGACTCTTCTAAGCGTTTGAAGAAGAAAGCAAACAAAACTGAACGTCGTGGTTCCGTTGACGAGAAGGAAGCGGCGAGAGACTCTATCAAAAAGATGTCGGCTCAGAGACTATTCAGCGAGGAAGACGAACTCGCCATTCTGAAAGGTCTAGCTGATTCCATTTCAACTAAAAAGGATCCTTTGAAAAACACACAAGCATTTTACAATTTTGTGAAGAACTCTATTCGAGTTGACGCAAACAAAGGTCAACTTAGGCATAAGGTTCTTGCTctaaagaaaaagtttgaaagaaATGATGAAAATTTCACCAAAGAACATGATCAGAAAGcttttgaacttatcaagaagaTTGAGTTTAAAAAACAGAGAACACCAAAAAAGGGCTTGAGTTCGGATTCTGTTTCTGCAAAAGAAGTATTAGTTGCAAAGAAGGAAGATACtgtgaaaaatgttaaaaacagTTTGGCTTTTAAGGAAATGTCTAGGTTTGGTGATGAT AATAAAAAAAATGCTATGTTAGAAGAAAAATGGAAGAAGGTTCAGATTGTTGAGAATAAGTTGTTTATGACTCGAGCGGGGCTGGTTAGAGAACAAGCTAGCATGATACTGGAGTCTTTAGTTTTACTTTGGATGCATATAAGACATCAAACCTTTTGGTATAGTTTTTTTGCAGGTTTTTAA